Within the Marixanthomonas sp. SCSIO 43207 genome, the region TAAGACAAAACTGTAATTTTGTTATTAAAAAAACCTCAACTCTATGCGCAATACCTGCTTAGCTTTAACTGTTTTTCTAGTAAGCTGCACTCTATCTTTTTCACAGCAAACGGCTGTGCTTACAAATGACTTGGTTGATTATAACAAAGCCATTGAGCTTTATAATAACAATCAATTTTTGGCTGCTCAAACTTTATTTGCCAAAGTAAAATCTACTACTGATGAAGAAACCATTGAAGGCGACTGTGCATATTACATTGCCAATTGTGCCGTGCGGTTAAATCAACAAGACGCAGACCAATTAATGGAAACCTTTGTAGAAGATTATCCTACAAGTATAAAGCGAAATGACGCTTACATTAATGTAGCCAATTATTACTTTGAAAACGGAAAATATGCTTACGCTCGTAAATGGTATGATAAGGTAGATGAAAGTAGTTTAAGCCGTGGCGAAATGGAAAAGTATAATTTTAATAACGGGTATGCATACTTTAAAAGTAAACGATACAACGAAGCAAAAAAATACTTTAATAGAGTTTCAACTTCACAAAAGTACGGCTCACAAGCAAAATATTACCTAGGTTATATTGCCTATGAAGGTGATGACTATGAGCAAGCCAATCAACAGTTTGAAGAGATTAAAGATGAAGAGCGCTACGCAGAAGACCTTTCTTATTACCAAGCCGATATGAATTTTAAATTAGGAAAATTTCAAAAAGCAATTGACTTGGGTAAAGAACAATATGACAGCTCCAGTCCTCAAGAGCGCAGTGAACTGTCAAAAATTATTGGTGAAAGTTATTTCAATTTAGGGCAATATGCAGATGCTATTCCGTACTTAAAAAAGTATAAAGGCAAACGCGGTAAATGGAATAATACCGATTATTACCAGCTGGGCTATGCTTATTATAAGCAAGGTGATTATCAAAACGCTATAAATGAATTTAACAAAATCATTGGCGGAAGCAACTCGGTAGCACAAAATGCCTATTACCATTTGGCAGAAAGTTATTTAAAACTTGACCAAAAGCAGCAAGCATTAAATGCTTTTAAAAATGCTTCAGAAATGGAATTTTCTGCTGAAATAAAAGAAGATGCGTTCTTGAACTATGCAAAACTTAGTTATGAGATAGGAAACAGCTATCAAAGTGCACCACAAGTGTTACAGTCGTTTATTGAAACCTATCCAAATAACAAAAACAATGAAGCGATTAAAAACCTGTTGATTGACTCATACATTACTTCAAAAAACTATGAAGCTGCAATGAAGCTGCTAGAAAATAATAAAGCTTTCGAAAATAAATTGGCGTATCAAAAAGTGGCGTTTTTCCGTGGGGTAGAGCTTTATAATGAAAGCAATTATAATGAAGCAAAACAATTATTCAACAAATCATTAAAAGAACCTCGCGATGCTACTTATACGGCTCGTGCAACTTATTGGAAAGCCGAAAGTGATTATCAACTTTCAAACTTTAGTGAAGCCTTAATTGGGTACAAACAATTTTTACAATTACCACAAGCTACGGCTACACCAGAGTATGAAAATGCTCGTTACAATTTAGGATACAATCAGTTTAAACTTAAAAATTATTCTGAAGCCATTTCAAACTTTAAGCTGTATGTAGAAAGTTCATCTGCAAGCGGTGCTAGAAAACAAGATGCTTACCTACGATTGGGGGATAGTTATTTTGTAACAAGTCAATATTGGCCTGCTATGGAAAACTATAATAAAGCTATTGAAGTAGGTACCGCAGATGAAGATTATGCAGCTTTCCAAAAAGCAATTAGCTATGGGTTTGTTGATAGAACCGATCAAAAAATAGAAGGATTGCAAACTTTTTTACGTACCTACGTAAAATCTATTTATCGTGACGACGCTTTATATGAATTGGGTAACACATACGTTTCGCAAAACAGAAATAGTGAAGCGTTACAAACGTATGATAACTTAATTAAAAACAATCCAAAAAGTATTTATAAGCCAAGAGCTTTAATGAAAAAAGCTTTATTACTTGACAACACAGGGAAAAGCAATGAAGCATTAACCATTTTTAAGCAAGTAGCACGCGATTATCCTTCTACACCCGAAGCTGTGCAAGCAGTTTCTTCAGCAAAAATTATTTACATTGATCAAGGT harbors:
- a CDS encoding tetratricopeptide repeat protein; amino-acid sequence: MRNTCLALTVFLVSCTLSFSQQTAVLTNDLVDYNKAIELYNNNQFLAAQTLFAKVKSTTDEETIEGDCAYYIANCAVRLNQQDADQLMETFVEDYPTSIKRNDAYINVANYYFENGKYAYARKWYDKVDESSLSRGEMEKYNFNNGYAYFKSKRYNEAKKYFNRVSTSQKYGSQAKYYLGYIAYEGDDYEQANQQFEEIKDEERYAEDLSYYQADMNFKLGKFQKAIDLGKEQYDSSSPQERSELSKIIGESYFNLGQYADAIPYLKKYKGKRGKWNNTDYYQLGYAYYKQGDYQNAINEFNKIIGGSNSVAQNAYYHLAESYLKLDQKQQALNAFKNASEMEFSAEIKEDAFLNYAKLSYEIGNSYQSAPQVLQSFIETYPNNKNNEAIKNLLIDSYITSKNYEAAMKLLENNKAFENKLAYQKVAFFRGVELYNESNYNEAKQLFNKSLKEPRDATYTARATYWKAESDYQLSNFSEALIGYKQFLQLPQATATPEYENARYNLGYNQFKLKNYSEAISNFKLYVESSSASGARKQDAYLRLGDSYFVTSQYWPAMENYNKAIEVGTADEDYAAFQKAISYGFVDRTDQKIEGLQTFLRTYVKSIYRDDALYELGNTYVSQNRNSEALQTYDNLIKNNPKSIYKPRALMKKALLLDNTGKSNEALTIFKQVARDYPSTPEAVQAVSSAKIIYIDQGKVDQYANWVSTLDYVSVEDNELDDATYQAAEQPYLENKTSQAISRFEAYLNQFPNGKHALNAHFYLGQIYFSETDKQKAIPHYEYVVSRERSEFTEQALARISELYLEQNKYEKALTYLKRLEATADYPQNIIFAQTNSMKASYELKQYNDAVNYAEKVLQNSKIDNSIKSDAQVIIARSAIKTNDEAKAKKAYAEVGKIATGELAAEALYYDAYFKRKDNNFKASNESVQQLAKDYSGYKRYGAKGLLLMAKNFYDLKDAYQATYILESLIQNFSDYQETVDEAKVELARIKAAEAKTNASVETEE